One Gammaproteobacteria bacterium DNA segment encodes these proteins:
- a CDS encoding 50S ribosomal protein L18: protein MDKRTARARRARKTRARIARLGAPRLSVHRTPRHIYAQLIGPGGGKVLASASTLKLRGEVKNTGNVEAAKAVGKQLAQKAAEAGVKTVAFDRSGFRYHGRIKALADAAREAGLKF from the coding sequence ATCGACAAGAGGACCGCCCGCGCCCGGCGCGCACGCAAGACGCGCGCGCGGATCGCGCGGCTGGGAGCGCCGAGGCTCAGCGTGCACCGCACGCCCCGGCACATTTACGCCCAGCTCATCGGGCCCGGCGGCGGCAAGGTGCTGGCGTCGGCTTCGACGCTGAAGCTGCGCGGGGAAGTGAAGAACACCGGCAATGTCGAAGCGGCCAAGGCCGTGGGCAAGCAGCTTGCCCAGAAGGCCGCCGAGGCCGGCGTCAAGACCGTCGCCTTCGACCGCTCCGGCTTCCGTTATCACGGACGGATCAAGGCCCTGGCCGACGCCGCGCGCGAGGCCGGGCTCAAGTTTTAG
- the rplF gene encoding 50S ribosomal protein L6, protein MSRLAKRPIPVPDGVTASLANGTLTAKGSRGEDSMTVHSEIEMKLDDGAVVVAPRSGSRLARSMTGTTCALVRNLFTGVSQGFERRLQLVGTGYRAEARGSTLALQLGFSHPIEYKVADKVSVKTPSQTEIVLESINRQLVGQTAAEIRALRPPEPYKGKGVRYRGEQLRLKEAKKK, encoded by the coding sequence ATGTCCCGTCTGGCCAAACGACCGATTCCCGTCCCCGACGGCGTCACCGCCAGCCTGGCCAACGGCACGCTCACCGCGAAGGGTTCCAGGGGCGAGGACTCGATGACCGTGCACAGCGAGATCGAGATGAAGCTCGACGACGGCGCGGTGGTCGTGGCGCCGCGTTCCGGTTCGCGCCTGGCGCGCAGCATGACCGGCACCACCTGCGCCCTGGTGCGCAACCTGTTCACCGGCGTAAGCCAGGGCTTCGAGCGCCGCTTGCAGCTCGTCGGCACCGGCTACCGCGCCGAGGCCAGAGGCAGCACGCTGGCCCTGCAACTGGGCTTCTCGCACCCGATCGAATACAAGGTGGCGGACAAGGTGTCGGTGAAGACGCCCTCGCAGACCGAAATCGTGCTCGAATCGATCAACCGCCAGCTCGTCGGCCAGACGGCCGCCGAAATCCGCGCCCTGCGTCCGCCGGAACCCTACAAGGGCAAGGGTGTGCGCTACCGGGGCGAGCAACTGCGGCTCAAGGAAGCCAAGAAGAAGTAG
- a CDS encoding 30S ribosomal protein S5 — protein MANDNESREDLLEKLVHVNRVAKVVKGGRQFGFTALTVVGDGAGQVGFGHSKAREVPLAIQKSLAQARVEMKSVKLKRGTLHYAMTGRHGATKVYMQPAAEGTGIIAGGAMRAVFECCGVRNVLAKSYGSRNPINVVRATVRALHEARSPGQVARTRGKSVKEIVA, from the coding sequence ATGGCGAACGACAACGAATCCCGCGAAGACCTGCTCGAAAAGCTGGTGCACGTCAACCGCGTGGCCAAGGTGGTCAAGGGCGGCCGGCAGTTCGGCTTCACCGCGCTGACCGTGGTCGGCGACGGCGCCGGACAGGTCGGCTTCGGCCACAGCAAGGCCCGCGAAGTGCCGCTGGCGATCCAGAAGTCGCTGGCCCAGGCGCGCGTCGAGATGAAGTCCGTGAAGCTGAAGCGCGGCACGCTGCACTACGCGATGACCGGGCGCCACGGCGCCACGAAGGTGTACATGCAGCCGGCCGCCGAAGGCACCGGCATCATCGCCGGCGGCGCCATGCGCGCCGTATTCGAGTGTTGCGGCGTGCGCAACGTGCTGGCCAAGTCGTACGGTTCGCGCAACCCCATCAACGTGGTGCGCGCCACTGTGCGGGCGCTGCACGAGGCCCGCTCTCCGGGCCAGGTCGCCCGGACCCGCGGCAAGTCCGTCAAGGAGATCGTCGCGTAA
- the rpsH gene encoding 30S ribosomal protein S8: protein MSMQDPISDMLTRIRNAQAALHDNVSMPGSKIKEAIARVLQSEGYIEGYETTGEPGPERTLRIELKYELGEPVIRRLERASRPGLRIYRGADELPRVMGGLGVAVISTSKGVMSDRESRAAGQGGEVLCVVS from the coding sequence ATGAGTATGCAGGACCCCATCTCCGACATGCTGACGCGCATCCGCAACGCGCAGGCGGCGCTGCACGACAACGTGTCCATGCCCGGCTCGAAGATCAAGGAGGCCATCGCGCGGGTGCTGCAGTCGGAGGGCTATATCGAGGGCTACGAGACCACCGGCGAGCCCGGGCCCGAACGCACGCTGCGCATCGAGCTCAAGTACGAGCTGGGCGAGCCCGTCATCCGCCGGCTCGAGCGCGCCTCGCGGCCGGGCTTGAGGATCTATCGCGGCGCGGACGAGCTGCCGCGCGTCATGGGCGGCCTGGGCGTGGCCGTGATTTCCACATCCAAGGGCGTGATGAGCGACCGTGAGTCGCGCGCGGCCGGGCAGGGCGGCGAAGTGCTCTGCGTCGTGAGCTGA
- the rpmD gene encoding 50S ribosomal protein L30: MAKSDKQIRITLRRSLHGRLRKHQACVRGLGLRRIRQTVTVPATPENLGMARKVAYMLDIEELG, from the coding sequence ATGGCCAAGTCCGACAAGCAGATCCGGATCACGCTAAGGCGCAGCCTGCACGGGCGCCTGCGCAAGCACCAGGCCTGCGTGCGCGGCCTGGGCCTGAGGCGCATACGCCAGACCGTGACCGTGCCGGCCACGCCCGAGAACCTGGGCATGGCGCGCAAGGTCGCGTACATGCTCGACATCGAGGAGCTCGGCTGA
- the rplO gene encoding 50S ribosomal protein L15 produces the protein MMLNSLRQPGGRKHRKRVGRGASAGGGKTCGRGHKGQGSRSGSGVMRGFEGGQMPLQRRLPKVGFASRTARYTARVRTSEIAGLGEKTVDLALLKDRGLARFDARSAKVFLSGEVKKPVKLVGIAATAGARKVIEAAGGSIEGPGSEGVSPSKKD, from the coding sequence CTGATGCTCAACTCGCTCAGGCAACCCGGCGGGCGCAAGCACCGCAAGCGCGTTGGGCGCGGCGCATCCGCCGGTGGCGGCAAGACCTGCGGCCGCGGCCACAAGGGCCAGGGCTCGCGCTCGGGATCCGGCGTCATGCGCGGATTCGAGGGCGGCCAGATGCCGCTGCAGCGGCGCCTGCCCAAGGTGGGCTTCGCTTCGCGCACCGCGCGCTACACGGCCCGCGTGCGCACCAGCGAGATCGCCGGCCTGGGCGAGAAGACCGTTGACTTGGCGCTGCTCAAGGACCGCGGCCTGGCGCGCTTCGACGCGCGCTCCGCGAAGGTGTTCCTGAGCGGGGAGGTCAAAAAGCCGGTGAAGCTGGTGGGCATCGCCGCGACGGCCGGCGCCCGCAAGGTCATAGAAGCCGCCGGCGGTTCCATCGAGGGTCCCGGGAGCGAGGGCGTATCGCCCTCGAAGAAAGACTGA